The Armatimonadota bacterium genome has a segment encoding these proteins:
- a CDS encoding 1,4-dihydroxy-2-naphthoate polyprenyltransferase has translation MWEAAQSLPRGLSRWVLAVRPATLPAAVAPVLVGSATAAHLSAFHLPAALASLWVALWLQIGTNLANDVYDFLHGSDPPHRLGPPRVTATGLLSPRHVLLGAYAAFGLAALGGLYLVALRGWILVLVGGTCVLAGLLYTAGPFPLGYRGLGDLLVFVFFGLVAVVGTDYVQTGVLRVRPVAAAIPVGFLCTAILVVNNLRDLETDRATGKRTLAVRLGRTGTRLEYLLCLVGTFAAPAWMRAAGWLGEFYWLPWLGLPWAASLAHFVWTHEGAALNHALRGTARLHLVHAALLGVALLV, from the coding sequence GTGTGGGAAGCCGCACAGAGCCTCCCCCGTGGTCTGAGCCGATGGGTCCTGGCGGTGCGGCCCGCCACCCTGCCCGCGGCCGTCGCCCCAGTCCTCGTGGGAAGCGCCACCGCGGCCCACCTGAGCGCCTTTCACCTTCCCGCGGCCCTGGCCTCCCTGTGGGTGGCCCTGTGGCTGCAGATCGGCACCAACCTCGCCAACGACGTCTACGACTTCCTCCATGGCTCCGACCCGCCGCACCGCCTGGGCCCTCCTCGGGTCACGGCCACGGGACTTTTGAGCCCCCGCCACGTGCTCCTGGGCGCGTACGCGGCGTTTGGGCTGGCCGCCCTGGGCGGCCTGTACCTCGTGGCCTTGCGGGGGTGGATCCTCGTGCTGGTGGGCGGGACGTGTGTCCTCGCGGGCCTGCTGTACACCGCGGGTCCTTTTCCTCTCGGCTACCGGGGGCTGGGGGATCTGCTGGTCTTCGTCTTCTTTGGTCTCGTGGCCGTGGTGGGGACGGATTACGTGCAGACGGGAGTCCTGCGGGTCCGGCCCGTGGCCGCCGCGATCCCTGTGGGATTCCTGTGCACCGCCATCCTCGTGGTCAACAACCTCCGGGATCTGGAGACGGACCGGGCGACTGGAAAGCGCACCCTGGCCGTGCGCCTCGGCCGCACCGGCACCCGCCTGGAGTATCTCCTGTGCCTTGTGGGAACCTTCGCGGCACCCGCCTGGATGCGCGCCGCCGGCTGGCTGGGGGAGTTCTACTGGCTTCCCTGGCTCGGCCTTCCGTGGGCCGCCTCCCTCGCCCACTTCGTATGGACCCATGAGGGAGCGGCCTTAAACCACGCCCTGCGCGGTACTGCCCGGCTGCACCTGGTGCACGCGGCGCTGCTGGGAGTCGCACTCCTGGTATGA